Part of the Acidobacteriota bacterium genome, TATCTATTTCCCCCATTCGGAATTCGACGGGGGCCTGGGATCGTTCACGATCCTCGACGCGGCCTGGACCGAGGACTAGAGGCCGTATTTCGCGGCCAGGTCCTTCAGGCCCTTTTCGTAGTCCGCCTGGCCTTCCGGGCCGCCGATGCCCTCGTAGAGAACGGGCACGCGCTTCCGCAGGAGAGGGACGATGTCCCTGAGCGGCACGACGTCGCCGAAGGACAGGCCCAGTTCTCCCAGTATCCTCCTGTTCGTCCGCGTCACGAAGTCGACCATGGCCTGATCCCTGGCCGAGGGACAGGATTGGCCGACCCCCCAGACGCTGCCCATCGGGTCGGCGACGAGCTTCGGGCAGCCGGCGCAGGCGTCGTCAAAGGCCTCGACGATGCGGATCCTGAGATCGGGCTCCTTCTCGACCCGGGAGACAAGGGGGCTCCATTTCTTCGAATCGAGCCCGGCGCGGATGCCGTAATAGGCCACGATGTAGGGAGGATGATAGGCCCGCAGGAACATGGGACGCCCCCGCCAATCCGCCCCGGACCGGTCGATGACCTGGTTCTGAGGCCCCGACCTGCCGAGCGGGAACAGCCTGCCCGCGGCCAGGGCCAAGGCGCCGCAGCCCGAAGCCGCCAGTGCTTGACGACGAGAAAAACGTTCGTTCATCGCGCTCCTCCGTCAGGCCTTCGGGATCGCCCCGGAAGGCCAGTTCTTATCGGGATCACGGGGACGTCCGGGATCATTCCTTCTCCCGGCGGTTGTCCTTGAGCCGGATGGCCCCGAGCTTCACGGCGTTCGAGAGGAATTGCTCGACCATGTCCCTCGTCACCGGGCCGTAATAGGAATCGCCCGCGGCCAGGGCCTCCGCGCTCACGGCGTTGAAGATATCCAGGAAGCTGTTCTTTCCGTCGACAAAAGCCAGGCACTCGAGGGCCATGGCCGTATGCAGGCCGGGGACAAGCGTCATCCTCTGCCTGGCGGCATAATAGTCCTTCGGCGACGCCTCGAGCACGGGGATCATCCGGCTGAGCTCCCTGTCCTTGGCCTCCGGGACGAGCTGCGGCGGCGGGGCCCCGGTCTTCCATTGGAAGAGATGATCCAGCTCCGCGAGCCAGGCCGCTTCCCGGTCCCGGAGCTTCGCGGCGCAGTCGGCGATCAGCCGCAGTCCCCGCGGGCCCGGGCTCAGCCGGCGCAGGGAATCGACGGCCCGGATCTCGCGCCGGACGGCCTCCCGGACCTGGTTGCGGGCGGTCCGATAGGCCGGGACCGGGTCTGACGCTCCGCCGATCCATTGCAGGGCCAGCTTCGTCTCCCGCCCCATCCGGGCGAGGGCGTTGCCGTAGACCTCCGCCGCCCAGATGGGCGCGTCCCCCTCCCCCGCGACGGCCGTCAGGTAGCCGATCGCCGCGGCCGCGACGGCATTGCGCTGGATCTGGGTGGGGTCGACATTCCACAGGTCGTCATCGGTGCCGTGGATGTATTCGTCGGGCCAGTCGAGGAAGCCGACGGCCGGGACGCCGACGACCGCCTCGAGGAACTGGACATGCTCGCTGCCGGTGAAAAAGGGAAGAACGAGGATGTTGTATCCTTCGCGGGTCCCCAGGTGAGCGAGGATCGGCCGGGTGAACGGATAGGCGTTGTAGTGGGCCGCATAGGTGGGCGTGTTCCCCCGCCGGACGAGGTCGACGACGTGTTCCGTGATGTCGTTCAGGAAGCCGGGACGGGACGCCGGGGACAGGGTCACGTGCTGAACGCGGCTTCCCAGGGACTGCTTGGCCCCGACCATGTCCAGGTTGATCGCCGCCAGGATCTTCGTCCGTTCCTCCGGGAAATCGGAGAAGAACTGCGCCTCGCTGCTGTTCTCCGTGGTCCACCAGAAACGGAGGCTCCTCAGCGGCCGCCTGATCTTGCCCTGGTCGCTGAGAAGCTTGAGGGAGCGGGCGATCTCGAGCAGGGCCGCGCAGCCGCTTCCGTTGTCGTTGGCCGAGGTCTTTTCCTCCTGCAGATGGGCCGCGTAAACGATGTCCGGCGCGGTCTTGTCCGTGCCCATGATGAAGGCCTCGCACATCGCCTGCCAGCTCGGCTCCGTGAACTCGCTCTCGACCAGGGCCCTGAGCCTGACCGGGGACTTGGCTTTCCGGACGAGCTCTCTCAGCCACTCCCCCTGGCGGATGGAAAGGACGAAGGCGAACGTGCCCGGCTTCCCGTCGGCGCTCCGGACCGGGATCGATTGCCAGGCTATCTGGTCCGGATGGTCGATGGGGTTCTGGCGCTGGGAGGCATAGGAAACGATCCCCAGGGCTCCCCTTTTCCAGACGGCCATCTCCATGACCTTGTCCAGCGAGCCCCCGGCCAGGACGATCTTGCCGCCGACGTCCCGGCCGTCGTAATCGGCTTCCGATTCGCCCGTCCCGACGTCCGCCAATTCCGCGGTCAGGTCGGTCGTCCGGCTGTAGTCCGCGAGCGACACCGCGACCTGGTCCAGGC contains:
- a CDS encoding M28 family peptidase, whose protein sequence is MKNNAVPVIVLLSLLCRPALSQTTPFMSEKEVRALTNEISGDTALEHVRWMTHYHRPSGSRGFEAVLQYVYAKAREYGLENVRIIRQRSARPSWTAGKAELWIVEPEEIKLTSLDQVAVSLADYSRTTDLTAELADVGTGESEADYDGRDVGGKIVLAGGSLDKVMEMAVWKRGALGIVSYASQRQNPIDHPDQIAWQSIPVRSADGKPGTFAFVLSIRQGEWLRELVRKAKSPVRLRALVESEFTEPSWQAMCEAFIMGTDKTAPDIVYAAHLQEEKTSANDNGSGCAALLEIARSLKLLSDQGKIRRPLRSLRFWWTTENSSEAQFFSDFPEERTKILAAINLDMVGAKQSLGSRVQHVTLSPASRPGFLNDITEHVVDLVRRGNTPTYAAHYNAYPFTRPILAHLGTREGYNILVLPFFTGSEHVQFLEAVVGVPAVGFLDWPDEYIHGTDDDLWNVDPTQIQRNAVAAAAIGYLTAVAGEGDAPIWAAEVYGNALARMGRETKLALQWIGGASDPVPAYRTARNQVREAVRREIRAVDSLRRLSPGPRGLRLIADCAAKLRDREAAWLAELDHLFQWKTGAPPPQLVPEAKDRELSRMIPVLEASPKDYYAARQRMTLVPGLHTAMALECLAFVDGKNSFLDIFNAVSAEALAAGDSYYGPVTRDMVEQFLSNAVKLGAIRLKDNRREKE